The window ACTTTACTACCAGACTTGTCTGTCTGACTTGCCTCCCCCGCCTCACGCTCGTACATCGTGCGCCTTGTTACAAATCTCTTTGTCTCAGTCCATCATGAACCTTCTGTAACGACTCGCTCGTCACATCCAAACCGCTGTCTCGCCCGCCACAAGAGAGCTCGAGCACGACCTGGACCTAGTGAAATCCTAGGGCAAAACACCAGTACCAGACCTGTCAAGCTGCTCTGTCAGCACCCGGCGCATGCCGCCAAGCAACACCAAACCGTGTCACAACTGCCGTCGCCGACGCCTGCGCTGCGACCGCTCATGGCCGACATGCCACAAATGTGCGGTCTCGGGGCAGGAATGCCTCGGGTATGGCAAGGTTTTCGTCTGGACTCAAGGCATTGACTCTCACGGCAATGTCAATCCGCCTCCAGGCCGGAGACTACCCGACGACAATGATTCTTCCGCATCTACCTCACCCCCGGGTCATTATCATCAGCCCGGTCAAGGTCACCATCACGACCGCCCGAGACCCCAGCCTCAACCCGACTATAGCGACCAGCACCCGCTGGCGCGCTTGGTTcagcaagcacagcaggCTGCCCAAGAGGCAGATGAGTTGAAACGacatcagcaacagccgACCCCACGAAATGACGAATCTGCGTCCGCGAGCGATGGCAATatgccttggccttctccGGCTGCACTTACAGATCCATTGTTCCAGGATCTTGACCGCACATCGCGATTCTACCTAGCGCATTGTATGTCTTGGCTCTAGTCCTTACCTTAATCGATACTAATGCGAGTCCCAGTCTCCGAAAGCGTTTGCAAGGATCTCGTGGTCCGAGACACACCTGAGAGTAATCCATTCCGTGAGCTGATACCCTTGACACGGAAGCACCCGCTTCTTTTTCAAGTTCTTATTGCGACTTCAGCTATCCACTGGTCCAATGTGTTTCGCCGCGTCACCAAGATCCCCACTGGCATCCCCAATCCCGGCGACTACCTCTCTGTGCTGCGCTCAAAGGATCTGGTAACTCACCAAGCTCTCATCGATGCCCTgacagccaagcaaaaggCTATGAGCCACCTTAGAGAGGTGCTCGATACCCTTGACCCGGCGGGTAGTGAGGTGGCACTGGCTGCCATGCATTTTTTTATCAAGTTTGATTTGATTGATTTGGACAAGTCGGATAATCAGAGCTGGAGGGCCCACCTCGAAGGCGCTACCAGTATTATGGCACTTCTTAACCCGGATAGTAACCCCGACGCTTCTAGTAGAATGTTGCGGGACCGGGTCATTACTGACAGCTTCATGTAAGTGAAATCCGGCTGCCGCGTATAGTAGATACTGACGTTTTTATAGCTACAACATTCTCGGCTCGACGTTGACTTCGGGAGGGCTCGCTGCAAGGGTTGCACGACAAGCTTTTCAGTTTCTACCTGTTATGAAACGGGTGGAACTAACAAGTTATTTGTCCTGCCCTCCAGAGATTCTAAACATAATCCTTTCCGCTTCCGAGCTGTCTCACGAGGTTCCCTGGACTGATCAATCTGTGGGGGCTGCAGATAAGGCACTCGCCTTGATAGACGAAGCTCTTGCTGTCGATATCCCGGCATGGGCGGACTACTTGCGGCAACATAATCTCATCCAGGACCTCGACAGTCGAGTGCGTTTAGCCGCTGCACACCGGTCAGCGGCATGCTTGTACATCCTCCAGGCGCTACCACTAGTTCGGTCGTTACGGTCTATTGATACCGATTTTCTGCTACAAGACGTTTTGAGCAATTTAGCTCTGATTGATGAGAACGACCCATACTTCAAAGCCTCCTCGTGGCCAACATTTGTTGCAGGGGCTGAGACACGAGACCCTGAAAGACGCACATGGACCCTGTCCCGGTTGTTGTCAATTTGGCAGATTTGCCCGTGGGGGTACCTGTTCACGGCAattgagatgctcaaggcaACGTGGGCGATGCAAGATACACGCGGCACGGATAATGTCAACTGGCTACATGATTTACGTGGGATGGGCTTCGAGAACTTGATTGTTTAAAAATGATATGATACTTTGGTTACAGGGTGTTTCTGGTTCCGGACTATATACAATGTGGtgtattttttttttagcgTCGGAGCAAAAGTTGAACTCGTGTGTTTTATCCTAGGGTTCAGTTCGGTTGCAAGCTCGGAGTACCCAAGAATTAGCTAATGACTTTAGAGGAACGCCGCATGTTTTTTTGGCCAGCTGTTCACAGTTTACTGCTAAGAGAATAGAGGTGTACGGTGTCGGGATGGTTGTCTTCGCAAATGCCGGTTCTAGACCAGTCGAAATCTCACGATGGCTTCACCGAGTTGAACAAGCTGCTTTTTCTAGGCATGGGGATTTATCAGCAGACCCACCATCTATACTACGTGAAATTTGATGATAATTCTTTTGCAATGCCACTTGACCTATTCTACTCACTTCACTTTTGTCTTGCCATTAATTACCTGCAagtctctctctctatcaCAAAGAACCCTGTTCGTGATATCCCAAGGGTCCTAGACCGGTTGCTCCACTGGACCAGAAGAACTAGTTAGAGAACATGCGGCTTTGACAAAAATGGTTTGAGCTTGAAATCTCGGCCGAGACACCTGACCACCTGCTTTTGGCGTCCTGCGAGATTACGCCTAGGGTATCCAAGGGTATCGTGTCAACCCGTAGCTTCCACGAGGTCTGAGCAGAAAGAAGCGAGGTCAACAAAGGGGAAAATGGAATGACTTGTGTAGTACACGTGTAGGACAAATCTGACTTCCGTGTTAGGTCAAGGCTACACCGCAGTAAAGCCAAGatttctcttttctcctcagCGCATACACACAATGGTGATACCCCTCATCTACATAGATACATGTCTTGTATTATCTGGGTTAGATCTGAGACCGTTGTGTACCTTAATAGTACAAGGGCATGTCGGTCACCAATAGAGGCCCGAGGCGCAAAGCAGAAAACGGAATGGCAGAGGGCAAGTGGGTGTGATACCCCAACTGCATTATTCTTTTCCCCTTTGTCTCGGAAGGGGTCGAACCCCTCGCTGACGGGAGAGGAGGAGTaaggccttgttggtgatggacgGTCTCGTACATGGCCGCAGGTATGATCTTTCCTTAAAGCTTCAGGATCGACATCGTGGATGGAGATAACATTACGCTCAGGAATCTCATTCGATTAGTCGTAAAGATAAGATGATTCACAATTGTTGATCCGTTGGTTGacaaggtaggtaggttgcCAACAGTTGTCTGGCGGCCATCAAAGGTTCGATGTGGAGTTCTGAACCAATAGAACACACGAGTGAAGCGTCATAGATGCACGTGTATGAGCATACATAACATATGTAATTTGTGTAATCAGAATTATACACCTGTCTGTTAAAGAGTGCTAGTAAGAAGGGTAccaagaggaagaaaggaCATAGAGAACATACCTGCAGTTACCGGCCATACTCATGTGTGTCCACTTGGCCAGACGTCGGTTCAGTCAGGATGAAGCACTAGCCATTGTTatattctttctttttcagtTGACCAGCACTGACAATCGATCTGAAAGATAACGTATAAATTGATCCTATGTGGGAAATGGTCGGCCATAAACAGCTCGTGACACATTGGTATTAGTTCTAGCAAAGCCCGCATGCCGTAACTACTAAGCATACTCTAATTACCTACCCGTCATGTTTCCTACAAAATACCCGGAACTATTTCGTTTTTATACTGCAAGACTGCATCGCCGAATAGAAACAAAGAGCATTGGTACAAAGTCATACAGACATATGATCTGTAAGATGACATTCCCCTCAATACTGACCTACAATTCAAGAATTAAACATCAAGACATTCACTGTAGTGGAGATGAGTGCAAAGTCGGGAGGTGCAGAGGAACGGCCAGGCACAGAATGTTGGTCGATAGCGCACCAACAAGCCATGATTATCATGAATGAAGTGTCTCATAACGCCACAGCGTGGCAGAGGTTCAAAAGGACGGTATAATGACAAAGAGGGATCTCAAATACGGACGGATGAAAATAGTCAAATTAAGAACGATCCACGCATACCTCGTGAATGATATACGCCAGCCATGCACCTTGGTCATGATGATCGTTAAAATAATACCCGAAACCCAAGCGCCATTCCAAGAACATGGATGAACCATGACCCAAATTGAAGTAAAGTGAAAGGAAAATGTGAAGGATTGTGCCTGGCCTAGGTACAGGAACCTGTGCAACTTGAAGGTTGCGGTTCCGAGATGGAGAgcgaaacaaagaaaagatcaagtaccgttcaagattgagaagggCAGCATCGCGATGATGTGATACGCTTAGTTTACCACCGACGGCTGTTCGGATGTTAGCTGGAAATGCTTACAGAGTGCCATGTGGCTTACCTATAGGCCGAATCGAGCTTCGTCTGACGACGCTTGGGCTTCAATCCTGACAACGATGATTTCCGCCTCGGGGACTCTTCAGGTGTTTTGGCCTTGGAGTCTCGTCCTAGCAACTCAGCTTCTAAGGAATCCAGACCTGACGATGCAGCCGACACCACCGAAGAGTCTCTTGAGGCTGGTGTTCGAGTGCGACTTCGACTACGGTTACGACCACGGCTTCGGCTGCGGCTACGGCTGCGACTGCGACCGCGATCTCTTCCTCGATCTCGATCCCGATGGTGCCTGTCTAATCGCCGATGGTCATCGACATTATGGAAATTCGTTGACCGATATTCGGAGCTTTCGCGACGTGGTTTATGTCTCTTGGGCTCGTATGTATCATATGAACCCGAATAAGCGTCGTGCGATCCTCTGCGCCTCGCATTGGAAGAGCTCCGGGATCTTTGCCTCTTCAATGGTCGTTCAACAGGAGTATCGTCATCTGAGTGACCTCGTTTGGGGTGTTGTTCGATAACCTCCCCACTTTCGGACCTTTCACTCCGAGCACGTTGATTGACCCTTGGCGGGAGCTCAGAGACGGTATCTCCGCTAGGAAGCTTACCGTCCCGTACAAACGCGGGGTCGAATTCGACGTCTGACCAATACGGTGTTTCGTGTATCGGTTTGACATATTCCTCGATATTGTCAGCTTGGACGTAGACCGATTCGATGCATTGAGCATCCCATTTTCTAGGAAGAAGCACCTCTTCGTTATATTCTGCAGGCAACGGCTTGCCAACTTCGTCTGGGGGGTGATGGGGTTCTGCCTCTTTGAGGAttgtctccttctcccaTTCCCAATCGTCTTCGGTAGCCTTCTCGGGCACTTCTACCGGTACCGGTGCCGGTTCTAGCTCAGGTTCAGCTtcaggttctggttctggtaCTGTTTCTAGCTCTGGATTTGGTTTTGGTTCTTGTCTCTGTGATGAATCAGGTATAATAGGACTTTCAACTTGAGCCTTCTTAATTTCAGGTGTCCCTGAAGGTGTACTTGACTTTTGCTTGGCAGGTGAAATGGATGAgatcttttgttcttgcttTTGACGTGGAGGGGGTTTAGGGAGGTTGGCTGCCTTGGGATCAGATCGTCCACTGTTCCCGTCTTGTGGTTTCTGTTCTTGTCGAGGGTgttggttcttcttctgtcgATTGTCATGGTTACGATTATGCCGGTCGTTCTTACGTTTGTTCCGGTGATCGCGAGAGTGATCAGGAAAGTCTCGACGGCCTCGATTAGGTTGTCCATGCTGATGAGGCTGTGGAGGTTTGGGGGGCAAAGAAGGCTTCGGAGGTAACGAAGCGggcaaagacaatattgAGGCAGGACTTTGACGCGGCATAGGAGGTGATCCAGATGTTCGGTTTGGCCATGCTTTCGGGGGCGCTGGAGATTGGACAGGAGGCCTAGGAGGTGGCGGGTGTCTATATGTAGGTGGCGCACTGTGAGGGGGGAACGGACGTGGGTAAGACGGCGGCGGAGCATGATGCCCATATGGTGCTGAAGCAGGCGGAGGGTAAGAAGGATAATGAGGTTGATGGGCGTATGGtgcatgatcttgatgaggcgGAGGATGTCCGTAAGGGCGTGAGTACGATGATGGTCCCGGAGGTTGAGGTGGCGAGGGTGAATTATAAGTGCCCGGTGGTCTATGAGGATGCGCCGGTAGACCCGGGGGAGGACCACCATAGGAAGGTGGAGGATACGGGTTAGAATAGCCTGGGGGCGAGTATCCAGGTGCATAACTAGATGCTGGGCTTCCGTAAGGAGGATAATGAGGAGGATAAGAGGGAGGTCCTACTGAATATGGCGTAGGCGGAGGTCCATAGTTTGGAGGCGGGCCATATCGAGCAACTCCTGGTGCCGGTGCTGGTACAGGCGCAGGTGCGTATTTGGTTATAATAGGCCCTTTCGACTTCTTTGAaccgccatgatgatccCTATTACCGCCATGTCCTGGAGTATTGGAGTTCCTCCAAGCTGCAAGACCACTATCATCGAGTTAAAACCTGCGAGGCACCAAAGTCCACGATGGGATTTGGAGAGAATTGACACTTACGCTGGGGTTTCTCGCGTAGGCTCGGGGCATGCTATAGCCCAATGGCCAGCAGTACCACAGTTATAGCATCGAGCCTCGTCTGGCCGAGGTTGGCCAGGAGCCGTGTTGGGCATGACTGACgaagtgaagtgaagtgagCTGTGCAAAGAGAAGCTTCAACCCAAACAGGACACTATCCTGGAATAGAGCAACAGAGAGATTGTACAGATTATACAATATCCGCAGGGTCTATAGAGCTTGCGGGATGCCAAAGAATAGCAATGCAACAGCGACTTGGTCAGcaggatgagatgaaggctCAAGCGCGGACCACTGGTGAAGCGGAACAAGTTTGAGCAAGCGGACTGAGGCTGGGTCGAGTAACACCGTGATACGTTTCACAGAAGGTGCTTCAGGACGACTAAGAATCGATGCGAAGCGATGATACGGTTGAATAAGGCAGCGATAACGATGCTTTTCGGAAATGCTTCAGCCCAAACTTGTCAGTGGCCAGCGCGCAGTCGCGACATACGAAAGCCCCCTCCCTGAACCTGCTCTGGGGGGTTATCAGAGAGGCTTCATTCAGGGACCATTGAGGGAAGGGGCAGGAGATTTGAGTTTGTGACGGGAATCTTGGATTCGAATTGGCGATGAGGCTCAATTCAGACAAATCACCAAGAAGTAGGCGATATTGATGCGATGATAGTCATTGGTTGATGGCAATGCTGAGGTTGTCGCGTGCGCACGGGCCATTTCTCcaggaagaaagagaaagagcaagGCAAGTCCAAAATGAATTAAACTTTGGCCCATTCCTGACCCTGCATTTGCATGCAATTAGCACCTGCAAACTACAATAAGGCATTCAACAATGCTAGAGATAAATAAATTCATTATAAATTAAGTCCAGCGCCAAGTAAACGAGCTCTACTCACCATATTCATTATGTATTGGCAAGCTCAATTTGACGCAAACTCCAACAACTTTCAATAAACTTTCCTCCAAAGGCTGTCCCATACCAACACAATATGTGTGCACTGTGTATTATCCTCATAATCAATCATATGCCAATACGAAATACCACTATCCAATCAGTCCTTTCGCATGCCCGTCGGTCTATCTTGTAGGGAGGATTTGTCTATTCCATAGGCTCAGTGGAGAATGTATTACGTGCACATAtccaaaaagaagaaatcaCCCATACGTACAACAAAGTCACAAAAGGACATGTTCGATTACCTGAATCCAACGACACTGTTCACCTCACTTAGACAAGAGCTCGTCTCAAGCTCTCCTAAGATGTAGCTAAAGTGTGGGGGAGTTGGCCGGGCCATTTTCCCACCGTGGCACCGTTATGCAGCAACGACTAAGCAAAGCGCCAAAAACATCACTCAGCTCAaaaagcagcagcaacctcaccaccaccaagatgTTGCATATGTAATCACGGCGACGGGCTAACCTCCACAACATCTCTACCGCCATAGCTCTGCCGGCTTTCAAATATTCATCGACCCTACACACGCTCGCTCTACTTTCGACCGGCTTCGCCCCGCATCTATGTGAATCGAGCTATCGGGCCCCGATCATGTTGGTACAACCACCGAGCTCTTCTCTAgacatcatcctcgccagGAGCCGAATTCGACGTCGACACCCTTAATGATACCGATCCCTCAGCGCACGCTTCTCGATCCTTACGAATACACTTGAATAGCGATCCTTCCGTTTCGCTCACATTAATTCACTCGGCATCTTCCGTATCGACTTCTATATTCCACAATGCCTGGGCTACCTTGTAAGCGCCCTTCCAGGTCGAACTGGTCCCGAGGCTGACGTATATCATCCAGCGTCCGTCGATCTCGACGAATGCATTTCGCGCTTATACAACAAGGAGTTGCTGGCCGAGTCAGTCATCGAGGCCGTCTGCGCCAAGACGAAAGAGCTTCTTATGCGCGAGTCCAACGTCGTCCACGTTCGCGCGCCCATTACTGTCGTTGGAGATATCCATGGCCAATTCTTCGACCTCATCGAAATTTTTCGCATCGGCGGCTACTGCCCTGACACCAACTATCTGTTCCTTGGTAACCGCTCACGACCTCGAGACGAACAAAGATGGACATTTGCTGACCACGACGGGGCATAACAGGAGACTACGTTGATCGTGGCATGTTCAGTGTCGAAACAATATCGTTGCTTGTATGCTTGAAATTACGATACCCTAATCGCGTGCATCTGATCCGTGGAAACCACGAGTCACGCGGCGTTACGCAGTCATATGGCTTCTACACCGAGTGTTCGCGCAAATATGGCAATGCCAACGTGTGGCACTACTTTACCGATATGTTTGACTTTTTGACTTTGAGCGTTGTGATCAACGATCAAATCTTCTGCGTCCACGGCGGTAAATATAGTTTGAGTCTAATTCAAAAGGGCTATGCTGATACGTTGAATAGGCCTATCGCCCTCTATCCATTCGATCGACCAAATTAAAATTATAGACCGTTTCCGTGAGATTCCTCACGAGGGTCCCATGGCTGATCTTGTCTGGtctgatcctgatcctgagcGCGATGAATTTTCCCTGTCACCCCGCGGCGCGGGGTACACTTTTGGAGCACAGGTGGTTAAAAAGTTTCTGGCTGTCAACAATATGTCGCACATCCTGCGCGCTCACCAGCTCTGTCAAGAGGGCTTCCAGGTTCTCTACGATGACCGTCTTAGCACTGTTTGGAGTGCGCCAAACTACTGTTATCGCTGCGGAAATATGGCCAGTGTTCTCGAAGTCAGCGACACCGGTGAACGTTTCTTCAACGTTTTTGCAGCTGCTCCGGAAAACGACGTGCACAAGGATCTTCAACCAGGAAACGAAAAGTCTGCCGACGGAAATGCCTTGCCAGACTATTTCTTATAGACGACCAAAATCCCATTTATACATACACACACCGCCCTGGAGTGCTTCACTCGGGCTTAACGATATTCACAGCAATATGATACCATGTCCTCAAAAACAGACATTTACGAATCGGGCCTGAGCAATAGAGTTGCATAGCATAGAACTTGATGTATATAGGCATTTTTATTCTCCTGCAGTATCGAAGCTCTAGATGTAGCCACAGGTACCGTTCTGTCGTTGACAAGCAAGCGATAGGAAACAGAGCAAGGCCTTTCTCCAACCGAATTGGGGTTTCTTTGAGTTTATGTGAAgttttgtgtgtgtgtgtgtgtgtgtgtgtgtgtgtgtgtgtgtatgttCCTCTCCAAATGTTCAGGTATCTCATTATCTCATGACTTGTGATATGTATTTTTGAGTTATGTCGTCGGTCCGTACTATCAAGGCGCCGATATCTACCAGTCCTTGGCAATATCGAAACTCCATTCAAACtcgagatgcttcttcttatcgtCGTCAACGAAGCTAGAGATGGCGTTGTAGTGGCCACGAGCGAGCATGCCGCTGGgggcctcctcctcttggaCTAGAGTTTTGTCAGTACTTGGGTTCTGGCTAGCCGTTCGGGTGCGAAACTTACACTTCTTGATATAAGTGGGCTGCTTGTCGGTGCTGGGAGCGTAGCTGCCAATCATCTCGGAGTCCTTGGAGACGCGGATACCCTTTCGCTTAACAACCTGAACGTAGTGAAGGCCGCTGAGAATCTCGTGCTGaaccttgaacttggcgCTCATGGTGAACTTGGCACCctccttgatgttgaagggcttgtccttgagggTGGTCTCGCTTCCAGGGGTAGAGAGATCGATGGTGACGGGAGGACGGCCGGGGGAGTCCATGGTCAAGGAGAGAATGATGCAGACTCGGGGGTCGTTGGGGTCAGAGATGTCGGTACCACCTCCGAGACCAAGGGACTCCTTGTATCGCTGGAGAGACTCATCGCCAGCGTCTGTATGAGATTAGTTAGTATGTAACAAACGCGATAGTCGGACCGGCAAGGCGGTAAGCATGGAAGTGTATGAGATGGGGAAAGCTTCAGTCAACGTTTGCATAGCAGACACCGCCGTCGCAAAGCTAGAGCTTCAGGAGCTCTGCAACCGCAACTCTAGCGTGTAGCTTTGAGCAAAAAGAAGCTTATCAGACCATCCCATGTTATGTTGGCATGGAATGCCATGGCTTGGTGGTATATATTGCGCATATCGCGAAGCTTGAAGGAGAATGCACGTACCCATCTGCTGGTACTCAGCCAGACTCTGCTTGGGCTGAGAGAGCTTGTAGCCCTGAGTCTCCTCGGGCATGGTATCATCGTCGTGGGAAGCCATGGTGGGCGAGCGGGGCGAAGCTGTTGGGTGAAGAAGAGGCGGGGTGAAGGTAGAAGCTGAGGGTGATGCTATCTAGAAGCTACCTAACCAAGCAA is drawn from Fusarium graminearum PH-1 chromosome 3, whole genome shotgun sequence and contains these coding sequences:
- a CDS encoding serine/threonine-protein phosphatase PP2A catalytic subunit; this encodes MPGLPSSVDLDECISRLYNKELLAESVIEAVCAKTKELLMRESNVVHVRAPITVVGDIHGQFFDLIEIFRIGGYCPDTNYLFLGDYVDRGMFSVETISLLVCLKLRYPNRVHLIRGNHESRGVTQSYGFYTECSRKYGNANVWHYFTDMFDFLTLSVVINDQIFCVHGGLSPSIHSIDQIKIIDRFREIPHEGPMADLVWSDPDPERDEFSLSPRGAGYTFGAQVVKKFLAVNNMSHILRAHQLCQEGFQVLYDDRLSTVWSAPNYCYRCGNMASVLEVSDTGERFFNVFAAAPENDVHKDLQPGNEKSADGNALPDYFL